The region TCCGAGACAAGTACTCTTGAGCCCCATGACTATGTCAACACCCATTTGTGtgttacataatgtaataatatatgcatCCTGAGACTGGTGAATCACAAATATGTCAAAACACCTCTTCTTCATTAGGCCCGCTTCGCTATGGCGGTTGTCTTGTGTTTGTACCCAGACCACtaattagtggtctgagttttgCAATATGAATGTATTGGTCTATAGAACACATTATGAACACCACACCAGGAAGGAAAGGTACATTATACAAGTATAATGCAATGTgtattcataaactttgggttcaaACTTCTGTTGACCtcgtttcatgatttcacatcacataagtTCCAAGTGATTACCAAGAACACCAAAAACACTGAAGGTAGTATTAGTGAgcaattaggagtcatgaatattaattgtccaactgatacatatgtatgtatgggtgtggcAAGTCCAATGATGCAGTGGTCGTCCAATtgatagtatacatatgtacgtatggGTGTGGCAAGTCCAATGATGCAGTGGTCGTCCAATtgatagtatacatatgtatgtatgggtgtggcAAGTCCAATGATGCAGTGGTCGTCCAATtgatagtatacatatgtacgtatggGTGTGCTAAGTCCAATGATGCAGTGGTCATCCAATtgatagtatacatatgtatgtatgggtgtgctAAGTCCAATGATGCAGTGGTCATCCAATtgatagtatacatatgtatgtatgggtgtgctAAGTCCAATGATGCAGTGGTCGTCCAATtgatagtatacatatgtatgtgtgggtgtgcTAAGTCCAATGATGCAGTGGTCATCCAATtgatagtatacatatgtacgtatggGTGTGCTAAGTCCAATGATGCAGTGGTCATCCAATtgatagtatacatatgtatgtatgggtgtgctAAGTCCAATGATGCAGTGGTCATCCAATtgatagtatacatatgtatgtatgggtgtgctAAGTCCAATGATGCAGTGGTCGTCCAATAgatagtatacatatgtatgtatgggtgtgctAAGTCCAATGATGCAGTGGTCGTCCAATtgatagtatacatatgtatgtgtgggtgtgcTAAGTCCAATGATGCAGTGGTCGTCCAATtgatagtatacatatgtatgtatgggtgtgctAAGTCCAATGATGCAGTGGTCGTCCAATtgatagtatacatatgtatgtgtgggtgtgcTAAGTCCAATGATGCAGTGGTCATCCAATtgatagtatacatatgtatgtatgggtgtgctAAGTCCAATGATGCAGTGGTCATCCAATtgatagtatacatatgtatgtatgggtgtgctAAGTCCAATGATGCAGTGGTCGTCCAATAgatagtatacatatgtatgtatgggtgtgctAAGTCCAATGACTCAGTGGTCATCCAATtgatagtatacatatgtaGGTATGGGTGTGGCAAGTCCAATGACTCAGTGGTCATCCAATtgatagtatacatatgtatgtatgggtgtgctAAGTCCAATGATGCAGTGGTCATCCAATtgatagtatacatatgtatgtatgggtgtgctAAGTCCAATGATGCAGTGGTCATCCAATtgatagtatacatatgtatgtatgggtgtgctAATTCCAATGATGCAGTGGTCATCCAATtgatagtatacatatgtacgtatggGTGTGGCAAGTCCAATGATGCAGTGGTCATCCAATtgatagtatacatatgtatgtatgggtgtggcAAGTCCAATGATGCAGTGGTCATCCAATtgatagtatacatatgtatgtatgggtgtgctAAGTCCAATGATGCAGTGGTCATCCAATtgatagtatacatatgtatgtatgggtgtgctAAGTCCAATGATGCAGTGGTCATCCAATtgatagtatacatatgtatgtatgggtgtgctAAGTCCAATGATGCAGTGGTCGTCCAATAgatagtatacatatgtatgtatgggtgtgctAAGTCCAATGATGCAGTGGTCGTCCAATtgatagtatacatatgtatgtgtgggtgtgcTAAGTCCAATGATGCAGTGGTCGTCCAATtgatagtatacatatgtatgtatgggtgtgctAAGTCCAATGATGCAGTGGTCGTCCAATtgatagtatacatatgtatgtgtgggtgtgcTAAGTCCAATGATGCAGTGGTCATCCAATtgatagtatacatatgtatgtatgggtgtgctAAGTCCAATGATGCAGTGGTCGTCCAATAgatagtatacatatgtatgtatgggtgtgctAAGTCCAATGATGCAGTGGTCGTCCAATtgatagtatacatatgtatgtatgggtgtgctAAGTCCAATGATGCAGTGGTCATCCAATtgatagtatacatatgtatgtattgtatgggTGTGCTAAGTCCAATGACGCAGTGGTCGTCCAATTGatagtatacatatttatgtatgtatgtatggattgTGCTAAGTCCAATGACACAGTGGTTGTCCAATtgatagtatacatatgtatgtatgggtgtgctAAGTCCAATGACGCAGTGGTCGTCCAATTGatagtatacatatttatgtatggGTGTGCTAAGTCCAATGACACAGTGGTCGTCCAATtgatagtatacatatgtacgtatggGTGTGGCAAGTCCAATGATGCAACAATGGACCATAATCAGAGCAGTGAAGGTGACATAAGAGTTTCAAATTGATCTTTCTCCGtaatcacatgaaatttatgTAAGGTGAAATAAGGAAACCCAGATTTTATCACCTTTTCTTCCTGGAGTGTTTTATACTTGATTGTCTCATTTGActtgttttgtgtatttctcATGTAGATTCAACAAACTATTGTACGCTATGAAACTACATCACCCACTGGTGCGATGATGTCCAATCCACCAAAGAGCCGTTTGGGGCTAACCAAAGTGATTGTGGTGGCTTTCCCATTTATTTACATTGGAGCTACCATGAGTAAAGAAGGGGCTGCTTTCTTAGaagaaaatgatatatttgttccagatgatgatgatgactaaATTTAAAGTCTAAACATTTCTGTGTATGATAAggtaattgaaatattttgctctacATAGTACATTTGTTGTGTAAAATGGAGCAGCAAACAAGGTATGCCAAAAGGGTAATGAGGATCCCTATATCATATTAAACTCAGTTCATCATGCCAGTGTAataaggttgtatctgctaCTATATTGTATACAGCaaattatgtttgtattttgactTGCTAATGTgtgatttgtttgtgttttctaTCCTCCACAGATTGGCAGTCTCTTTAAATCTTCAGTGTAATGTAATGCAGTCAGACATAGAAGAAgaatcaatgttttttttttttacaatgactATTTATTTGATGTATGGTCTACAGATCTGAACATGCATGGTTGTCAAGTAACATCACTGAtcagtgttttcatttcatttgcaaTTAATGTGGTATTGATTATACGAAGCAATGTaaatacttcatttttttttctgtaattcaTGCATACTGGTAATAAAATAGTATCTACAGGCTTTTATTATGCAATTTTACCGTGTGTGTCTTTGTCATCAGTACACtttaactgtgtgtgtgtgtctcgtCAGAAGTACACTTTtactctgtgtgtctgtgtctatcatCAGAGGAACACTTTTACTCTGTGTCTCTTGTTAGAAAAACACttttactttgtgtgtgtgactgtctTTGTTGTCAGAAAAGTCATCAAAACAATCATTTATGATAAGTATATTTGTAGTATTTGGTAGCACCCACACATGGTGCTTACATCAACTGTATGGTCTAACTGCAATGCTATGTAAACCAGTTGACCGACATGaaaacatatatgcatatatccATTCCATTGTCATTGAGTGTGTGAAAGCTGAGAGCATTGGACTGGTATCTGATGTTGCCAAGTTTTGTCATAATTGCCCTGTGCATGTTTGTGCGGTCAGTATGAGCGGACATGGATACATTTTGACCATTTGACATGGTAGTCAGTCATACCTCAAGATTGAATTTAGAAGCTCACTATTGATAATGTCAGGGTAGACTCACTGGTGTCTCAAGATACATTTCTTATGAAATTTTGgcagtaaaatgtaaaatgtgcattttaaagacaaatatggctgcaatatagtctgtaaggtactctgtgacagggcgccctcacacatcgatgAACCCCTCCCACATCTGtaagaggaggccggtgagggtggaacgaCATGACGTCTCTTACAGTCTTGGCTGCAATATTGCCATATGAACAAATGTCATGAAACAAAGTAATGTGCATACGCAGACTATAGTGTCCAACATTACGGTcaatttttgttaaaattgcCTTGTACAAGTCGTGTGTTAGATATGGGTGGACAGAGATGCATATACCGATGACTCCTAACAGTAGCCTCTCCCCCTGCCTagtaaaaattcaaattatCATCAATGCTGGTTGTGCATAACCAATACTaaaatccataattttattgtaAGGGGATGTTCCTTTCAGTACGTagatctgccaagtagtttcaAAGTTTAAACTTTGACTGCAATGATTATGTAAGTTACATACTAGTCTGTAATATAGACATTCAtaccacgctatcagccagcactcgttggttaagaagcctgataggactgaacaacacgactTTATCTTAGTTTGGTTACATACTGGATAGCTTATACTTAAGAACACTGACTGATTTGATGGAAAATCTATCTCCCTTTTAGATGTAACTTGCAATTTTCTGATTTGATCACTTTCCCTTGAACAAATTCATATCTAGCCATTTTCCCAAGTACACATCCTTAATAATAGCTTCACCAAATATCATAGTAATCggtagtctagtttctatacagtatgGTTACCATCAAACGTCcagttggtatccagactaggCAAGCGGTGCAACACTTTTTATGACTTAAAGTTGTGGACAGAGaggcacagacacacagacatttcaccacgcctacagcactactgaacctcagtttaGGTGAAAATGAAGGTGTGAGATCTGCAAGCATAACTACACATAAGCACAAAACAAGCACCATCATTCCCACTCACACTACAAATGATCACAAAAACGTGTACAATGACCAGAAAAGTGATAATTTATTTCTAGTTGGAAGCAACACAACCACAGGGTTACAATATGACACTGTGAAATACACAGTACAAAAATATCTGAAATGGCTAAAATTATACAGTGTGTATAAATAACAACTCCTGGACTCTGTAAAGAATTCACAGATTACAattaaaacagtaaaaaaaggAAGTTTTGGATTtgcgaaaaaaaaaatttggaatATGTGGTAGACTTAAGAGTAATACAGTGTAAACAACATATTTCAGTATACGCTGAACATAGCCTTAACTTAACTTCATCAAACATTACCAACGGTAAATGTGGAATCTAAATGGGTGTACAAACTACACAATCTAATCCTGAGATACAGCAAACTTATCTAGCCTATCACTGAACAATGTTGAATGAGAAACGAAGCGGTTTCCTCACCATGGCACTTTCaaaaataactataaatatatactGCTGATAAGGCATTTAAAAGTGTTAGGACTAAAATTTCACTGGTTGAAGATGAGTCAGGAAATGTACACCTTCTTAAAAATACAGTTTTAGACATCTAGAAGCTAAAAATAACATCTCTGAAGTTGGGTGactgttttgataaaaattttTGACATTACACTGCTTTGAAATGTAGTGTTTTTTTAAACTCCAGTAAGAGGGAGGTCTGCAGATATAACTATCAGTAGATAGTAGATAGACCATAACTATCGGTAGATAGTAGATAGACCATAACTATCGGTAGATAGTAGATAGACCATAACTATCGGTAGATAGACCATAATTATCGGTAGATAGACCATAACTATCGGTAGTTAGACCATGTTGAGGAAGACCACTGCCTATGTTTATGCTGGTGGTGTcatcatcacatttttatattaCAAACTAGTCATTGGCTTTTGAATCTGGCAATCATTTCCAACGACCAAGGAAATCCATTTTTAGGATAACTTTCTGTTTTGAATTTTACATCACCACCAACAGCAATTCATGCAACTGCAGCGTTAATATAAACCGATGATGTTATCGTGTCCACacattactagtctagttcctatacgatttacacctctactcactagtggtttagttagagaccacattggcatccgtGACTTATTTTCAAAATGGAAGATACAGGTAGgatgtaaacaaacataaacCAATTACAAACGTCTGTCAATGtctgatggattactactgacgtGCACTGTTGTTAACTTCTCTGCATGATAGCTAGGCTAGACTTGTATCTATAAAATTAAACTTCCCTGGTTGTTGGAAACTGTCACCAGATTTGAAAGTCAACACCTACATGTAGCCTCAAGTCATCATATAGCCACAGATTATTGAAATAACCAGATTCACTCTACACTGTTGAAAGCATACATATGAAGGTCTATTCAGTGCAAAAACTACAGAATGTCATGTAAGTCAGTCAGATTTTGAATAATGCAAGATATTCTGACTGCATTAGAAGTATGTCTCCATACCTTGAAGTCTATTCACACACAGTGATGTATTTTCATACAAACCAAATAGCTAACCTGATTGGCTGCAATCGACAACTCAATGCCAAACTGGATGCCTCGATCATTCTGACTGGCTGTCAACAACAACTCAGTGTTAAATTGGATACCTCAATCTGATTGGCTGTCATCAACAACTCAATACCCAATTGGGTGGTTTGTAATGTTTACTAGTTTTCTATTCTACTCAGAAAGCCTTTATTACTCAAGATGAGTAAGTAAGTTCTCAAATAGAAGTACCACATCTCAAACACAGTCCCTCTAAatatacaaagataacaaggacTGCAGTTCCAACAAAAATATGGCACAGTAAAACTTAATGTGAAACCCTCAGTGTGTGTTCATTCTTATACAAAATATTCAGCAAGAGTGTgtgatttgtacaaattgtgTAAATACGGTACTCAGAAGACAGCATAGGACAGGAATGGTGAACTATAAATTTTACATGTCATTTCCTGGTTGAGGTTATATTATATCACTtttaaatatatcatatcaacACTCTTGGATTTCACAAAgacaatttcaatacaaaatcAATCAATGTCCCAAATTCATCTGAATATCTTTCTGATGTTTCTGTTTCTTGTCAGTTCTTCCAATCTCCATACTTGAACTTAGCATTTAAGTCCTCTCATGGCAtcatttcatgtttgtttttgGAAGAAATTAAACTTCGTCAGACTAGGTCGACAGTTGTACATATTCACATGTCATTCACTGTTATGTACTGGTACTCAATAAATAGACAGAAGGGGAACTTTATAATAAAATAGGTAGTGCatcttgacaaaaaaaaattctaattGTGGTCCACTATCAACTCCTCACCAAAATCcatctcaatctgattaaaatccgatataGTGTACACAtcgcaatttctttttggctgttacattaactgtcgtttgtttttgtgtgagcgctcattacatacatctgacaatACATCTGACattgggaaaacctatggtattgtgttcaatgtatgtaacgagcgctcacaaaagagCAAACttcagtaaacgtaacagccaaaagaAATTgtgacatgtacactacatcggattttaatcagattgaatcCACCTATGCACCAAGAAAAGGTTCTGTCCACGTATTAGATTCTTATATGACTAAGAACAATGTTCAAGGCACAAGTTTTGCTGTAACTCTACAAAATTTAGCTATAAATCTAGAATCTAAAGACTTTGACATGTGTTTCATAAATAGCTGCTGGTGTACAGTTTGTGTAACCCCCATCCACCCACACCTCCCACCCCTACTCACACATCAGATTAAAACAATGAGTAATGACACAATTTAGAAGTTGATAAAAAAGCACAAAGCTTCTTTAAGTGTGGTCAATGTATTTTTCAGAGAGGGAAATATGtttgacaaaatgaaatggtGATTGTCCATGATTTAGCCATCCTGTGTTAATTTCACCAATACACATAATCAAAATACGGTCAATTTCACCAATATCACTTGCACAGACAAGTTCCTCATTCTCACataccagagctgttatttcttccatgacagtgccgtaaaagaggctgtggtttacgaagATGCAAATTCCTGTGACCCTAGAAATATCTCATCACCAAAGACACAGCTTGCTGTATGATGTTGATGGTGTTGTCTCATCCAACAtgcactttgaaaaaaaatcggcTAATGATTATGCAGTATTCAAAACTAGACTAAATGCTGTTTATTTGTAGTAACAATTCCATCTGCTTAGATACTGTGATATTGCTTGGAGAGTCACGAttgaatcaataaaaaaaagtttcctTTGTGATGGCTGGATCCTGTTGTTATGCTGTGTGACTCCAACTTTCTTCACTATATAGGGATGTTACTTATGTTGATCATCTGACAGAGTTAGTGGGTATGGAATCCAGGAGCAATTTGTGCCAATATTGTGGAAGATGTTTCATTAAATTGGACACAGAAATCAATGGAGAATTACTGACAGTAGATGGTAAAATATTAACTATTTGAAATCAATGGAGAATTATTAACAGTAACtaataaaatgttgacaaatctACTATTTCTGTGATTGAAACAACCACACCACACCATGACATGGGCTAACAGAATGTTACATCTATACACTATCCAGGGGAGTGTTCGGTAGACAAAACACCCGTGGACATTTCGAAAAAGTTTTGTTCCCGAACGACTAATtgtcatcttttgtttttcaagcGCAACATGTATAATGCGATTCGAAACAGGGCCAGGGCGCCCTGGCCAAATAATGACAGAACGTTTTGGCTACCGAACATGCCCCAGATAGCTTATTGGTGATGAGAAAGGGTGAAAGGTCACATCTCTTATAAATTGGTGATGAGAACGGTTCAAAGGTCACTTAGCTGAGGTTTTCAAAGACTCTCTGTTCTCATATATACTTCACTGGCTAACAATTTCCATGTTATCTGACACTACTATCAGAGTgtcattataaaaataatagGCAAATCCACCCATTTTATCTGACACAATCCCTCATCTCAAGTGCTGTCACCCTACAAAGGTAGTTGCAGCCTCTAAAATATAAATTCATTAGAAATACTTTCAAAATTTGCTGAgtttcaaaacaattaatatacaaatttacaaactTAACTGGCCGTGTTGCTAACCTTGACAACTATCTATGAGGTCATTAAAAATCACTTAAGGTAATGTCTCTGTGCTGTTCATAtttaaaccaaaaaaaaaaaaaaaaaattttgaataaCTACACACTAATTTCTGGTAAAAAtagttacaaatatttcaatgtcagTATCTAAATAAAAGTTGTCTTCAAAGTTACCATGTGTAGCTAATCCATTCAAATATGGTGGTTTCTTGTTTTAATAATTGTGTATTTATCAGTGTTGGTTGAGTAGAATTAACTCGGCTATGTGATACTACTACATTTAATGTGTCAGTGTTGAATGTTCAGTTTATACTATCgaattttaaaaacatttccCAATCTTACAAGAGCAGCAAATTTCTATAGtacatttctgtatgtatcaaattCAAGCAATGATATAGTTACCAACAATTCCGATTCGTTTTTTTcttaattaaaacatttcagttcaagttcaatttcatttcaaggACAATATTCATTATACTGTTGTGAAGACAAGTTTATTGTTTCAGTCACTGACGAGTCTTTAATGCAGAATGCAcctcggaaataaactctttgaacttttgctgttactttgttcaagaaaactgcAACCCATTCTCActtcaaatcaagaaaaataatcaGGGGTCACCATGTGAACTTTTGGAATAGAGGTCAAAGTGATAACAAAATTATACCcatctttttaaaaatccaatatggccgccaaatattGTGTTGGTGCTGCAATAAAAGATtgacaatttgtataaaaataagaTGGCGGACcccaatttttttatattatttcaaaaagaccagCAGCGAGCTTCCAAAGTTTGAAgagattttcaaaaatttgattttcaaggaGATTGATCCTGAGGCACATTCTACCTTAATTACTAGCCTTATGGCCACACATACTACCGTTAGATTTCATATCTGTATGTACACTAAGTGTTATGGATGTGTACTGATATTTTCTTGAGTTACAACACCCAAAGGAATGTCCTTACTTTATCCTCAACATATTCTACATTTGTTCAGCATGTATACACCCATATTTTAGAACTAGCTTTACTAACTGTCCTTCCTCTTGACATGACCAGTTGAGTGTAAACATAGAGCTCTCCTACATACTGTACTATTTGCCAAATATAAGTTAAATCCTGTCCCCTGTGTAATTATGGCTTTTAAACATCAAATAAGTATTTTCTTGTTATCAAATGGAATACTACTGCAGTGACAAGACTTAGACTGAAATATATAGTTGAAATATCATTCTCAACAGCAACAGCTAAAAACAACTCAACAGACTTTGTTTCCAAAGCAAAACTGACTCACTTGGTCTGaaaatatttgttacaaaaagaACATGTTACCCTGGaattattgatttatttgtacGTTTACTATAGTTCATATCTGTAAGGTCATCTGTTGACCCCTCTCACCAAGTTCATTACATCATGCAGGCTCCCcatatttgtttaaaatcagACTGATTGTAAAATCATAATTTAAATGGACAATATCTTAAAATCTTATCTCTATATTGATTGGAAGCCAAATCTCATTATGCCACAGTTACTGTAATAATTGACAATATCGaattgtttaaatatgtatttttatatagTTTTCTGTATAGTGAGTCACTTTTGTTGTCAGCAAATCTGGGTTCATACCAGTTTAAACCAGTATAAACCAGTTTAATAGCACTCATATTCAAGAAATTCGTTTTCTATGGGTTTTTAGGGgtgaatattattatattattttttgtaaatctcGCCATTTGACCACCGTTTGATTTCTTACAATATCTGGTGAACTTTAATATTAGCCAACGTGAATTATACAATTTGTACACCAGATCATTTCATAAAACTATTTTCCTCAAAGTTGTCGTTATATCAAGTTTTTCCAGAAGGGCGTTCAAAATTCTAGAATATTTGAGAGTTTTTCAGGAGTGTATGAATGTTGTGTGTACAGCTTATAATCGTGTCAAAGTTATTCTTTTTAAGCAAAGTGTAAATATTTAGTACATAGAAATATCAGGACAAAATTGAGTTTATGCCAATACTTTTTTTTAGCACTTCTACACCACCACAAGATAACTTAACTAAAATTCAATTCCTGACAGGTTAAGATATCACTTTTCAATAGTTTGGTCAGTTTTGTATGAATTACTAGTCCACTTTTTTAAGGCAAAATACCTataaccagtgtgccctctaagctaatttgaagtgccactgacgcacataatttctagtgacgtaccaaaatttggtgtccccatctcttactatgtggtgactcacaagaaatcccagtttttctcattttgactgacaacaacaaaatttggctatcatgtagagggcacactgcttatAACAGGTGCATGATTTTACAACAGCTGTGGCTTTCAACCAACGTAATTGTGAAATTGAAGGAATGTGAATGACTGCTTTCCATTACCGATAATCTATATTCCTTCATTTTTTGTTAcctaaaatagaattttaccaccCAGGTATGTCATAAAAAAATGATCATTCGATATCTTGGTTGACATCATGACTTCTGCtccacatgcattactataggtgcatgtgagaataagtcaaccttctcgTTCCATTTTTGATCCTCCAACACGCTGTAAAATACTACTGCAGGTGCTGAGAATTTCAAGAAATTTGGTGACTGTGGGTGACTtgatattttcttctttttgtgttgtaaaaagaaatcaatgtttgtatgattaCACGAAACTACTCAGCAAGGACTAGTATTAGTAAATTGTTATCCCGATTACTCTATCTTTTTTTTCCGGAGTTGCCAGTGTCTGGAAAAATATGTAGGATTGTGCCATGGAATCAAATGCAGTGAGAACGGTGCACTAGTAAACATACAGCTGAATTTGTACTTCAGGTAAAACATACAGCCCAATTCTTACTTCAGGTAACCATCTCTCTGCTACTGGTAGAGATGTACAGCAGCAGTACGCTCACTGCAGCATGAGTGACTTCAAGTTGTCTTGTAGGATTGTATCTTTGACGGCTTGGaacacaaatttgatattttccgTGTCTATTGCCGTTGTAAAATGATGGAACAATGGCTTTGTACGTTCTCTTCTTCTTGAGTCAAACATGTTAAGGATAAAGTTTTGTACATCGGTTGTGTCTTGTGGGTTGCCTTGAAATGAGCTGAAGTAGTCCCTTATGTTAACAGCTTTCACCTTGTCCTCTAACAAGTCTGTTTTGTTTAGGAAGAGTATGATTGAAACATTGGCAAATGACTTGTTATTGACAATCGTTTCAAAGATATTACATGATTCTTCTAATCGGTTGGTGACTCTATCTTCCATTAATACTTGATCAAATTCACTTGAAGACACTAGAAATAGTATAGACGTTACTCCTTCAAAACACATGAACCACTTCTGTCGCTGTGACCTTTGCCCTCCGACATCCACAAACTTGAAAGGGATTCCCTTGATGTCCAGGTTGTGTTCCACAATTCCCTTTGTTGCTTTACGAGAGTGTAGAATATCTGCATTGGTTGGAGTAAaattctgaaatgaaataatgcaTGTATGTCTTTAGATATTTTACATATGTAAGAAGTAAGATTTTTCAACTATATTTCTAATTCAACTTCTTAGCCAATACAAAAGACTGTATTACATGCTGAGTTGCTCCACCCTCATTAGCCAGCACCTGGGAAAGAGGTTGGCTGATACATGAGGGTGCGTCGTCACGGTGTACATTAGAAACTACCACAACATAAACttcttttaaatttattatttcaaaaggacgaCAGACTGAATAGCTATCATGTGGAAAGGTTTAGAGGGATTTGaggaactttgattttcagggagaTTTTACCTTGAGGGCGTAATCTACATCAAACATTCCACAGTTCTTATCTCTATCAATTGATACTGATTCAGTCCGTGTAAGATGCCATGTAGAATAACTTACCGGTTGTCCAACACGATCTACCTCATCCAGGAAGTATTTCACAGAGTCTCCCTGAAgtaaaatagacacaaaataATACATCAGTATAAAGACAAGTAACTATCGACCTAGAACAATTTACAAGACaaagtgacatgacattttgGGTGATTAGTTTTCATATGA is a window of Glandiceps talaboti chromosome 5, keGlaTala1.1, whole genome shotgun sequence DNA encoding:
- the LOC144435573 gene encoding guanine nucleotide-binding protein subunit alpha-12-like → MADKLFTCCLTPDELEQRQQSMRIDRILAKEKSLHRRLVKILLLGAGESGKSTFLKQMRIIHGQKFTEEDLREYRTVIYSNIVKGTKVLVDARDKLHIPWGNNENEQHGEAIMKYDSGVKLDVTTFPKYVPHIKALWADKGIQDAFDRRNEYQLGDSVKYFLDEVDRVGQPNFTPTNADILHSRKATKGIVEHNLDIKGIPFKFVDVGGQRSQRQKWFMCFEGVTSILFLVSSSEFDQVLMEDRVTNRLEESCNIFETIVNNKSFANVSIILFLNKTDLLEDKVKAVNIRDYFSSFQGNPQDTTDVQNFILNMFDSRRRERTKPLFHHFTTAIDTENIKFVFQAVKDTILQDNLKSLMLQ
- the LOC144435866 gene encoding essential MCU regulator, mitochondrial-like — translated: MAALGMLLRRSLQLVPQNLRQGKIQQTIVRYETTSPTGAMMSNPPKSRLGLTKVIVVAFPFIYIGATMSKEGAAFLEENDIFVPDDDDD